CCGGACGATATTACCGCTACGGAAGGCGACAGACAGATGATTGATGGACAGCAATGGAGTTGTCATCTCAGTACACCTTGCTTGGGTCGAAGGCGTCACGCACGGCTTCACCAATAAAAATGAGGAGTGTCAGTAAGATGGCCAGCGAGAGGAACGCGGTGATGCCAAGCCACGGAGCCTGAAGATTATTTTTGCCTTGCAGCAGCAGTTCACCCAGTGATGGTGAGCCGAGCGGTAAGCCGAAACCGAGGAAATCCAGCGAGGTGAGGGTGGTAATCGAACCGCAAAGAATAAATGGCAAAAATGTCAGCGTAGCGACCATAGCGTTGGGGAGCATATGGCGGATAATTATCGACCCGTCACTCACGCCCATTGCCTGAGCTGCCCGAATGTAATCGAAGTTGCGGGTACGCAAAAACTCAGCGCGCACCACACCGACCAGACCCATCCAGCCAAACAGAACCGTAATACCGAGTAGCCACCAGAAATTCGGCTGGATGACGCTTGAAAGCAGAATGATGAGGAAGAGTGTCGGCATCCCCGACCACACTTCAATAAATCGCTGGCCCCACAAATCCACTCGTCCGCCGTAATAACCTTGTACTGCCCCGGCCAGTATCCCAATGACGCTGGATAAAATCGTCAACATCAGGCCGAACAGAATGGAAATACGCGTGCCATACAAAATCCGCGCCAGCACATCGCCGCCGTTGGCATCAGTCCCAAGCCAGTTTTGGCTGCTCGGGGGGGAAGGGAAGGGGACGGCGGTGGCAAAGTTAATCGCATTGTAGCCAAAGCGGATCGGTGCCCACACCACCCATCCTTTTTGGTTCAGGCGTTCTGCAAGCCAGGGATCCTGATAATCCGCAGGTGTCGCCAGAGGGCCACCAAAATCACTTTCGCTGTAATTGGCAATAAACGGAAAATAGAGACGTTCCTGATAATGCACGACCAACGGGCGATCATTCGCAATCAGTTCTGAACCCAGAGTGAGTAAAAAAAGAATGGCGAAAACCCACAACGACCAATAGCCGCGCTTATTATGCCGAAACCGTGCCCAGCGGGCTTGATTAACAGGACTTAAATAGCTCATCCACGGCCCTCGAAATCAATACGTGGATCAACCAGCGTATAAGTAATGTCGCTCAGAATATTCAGCAGCAAGCCAATCAGGGTGAAAATGTACAAGGTCCCAAACATCACCGGATAGTCGCGGGAAAGGGTCGAGTCATATCCCAGCAAGCCCAGTCCGTTTAGCGAGAACATCACTTCGATAAGCAACGAGCCGGTAAAAAACATACTGATGAACGTGGCAGGAAAACCGGCGATCACTAACAGCATTGCGTTGCGGAACACATGCCGATAGAGAATTTTACTTTCATCCAACCCTTTGGCTCGCGCAGTGACCACGTATTGCTTGCGAATTTCATCCAGAAACGAGTTTTTGGTCAACATCGTCAAGGTCGCAAAGCCCCCGACCACGGTCGCCAGCACCGGTAATGTAATGTGCCAGAGATAATCCATGATTTTGCCGTACCACGGCAGGGTATCGAAATTCGTCGATACCAGGCCACGCAGCGGGAACCAGTCCAGATAACTGCCGCCAGCAAACAACACAATCAGCAAGATAGCGAACAAGAATGCGGGGATCGCGTAGCCAATGATAATAAACGTGCTGCTCCAGACATCAAAAGCACTGCCATTGCTGACGGCTTTTCGGATACCGAGCGGGATCGACACCATGTAGATAATTAAGGTGCTCCACAAACCAATCGAGATAGACACCGGCAAGCTGTCTTTAATCAGATGCAGAACGGAAGCGCTGCGGAACAGACTATCGCCAAAATCAAAACGCAGATAATCCGCGAGCATTTTGAAGTAGCGTTCATGAATCGGTTTATCGAAACCGTAGCGGTGAGTGATTTCGGCAATGACTTCCGGGTCAAGGCCACGAGCGCCGCGGTACTGGCTGTCGCCAACATTTCCGACACCGACTCGGGCATGACCGCTTCCCATAGTATCCGTCGTTAAACCGGGAACCCCTGCGCCGTGGCCAAATTGAATCGCCGCGATCGCCTGATCCACTGGGCCACCAGGTGCAATCTGTACGATGAAAAAATTGATGGTGATAATTGCCCACAGTGTCGGGATTATCAGCAGCAAACGACGTAACAGATAGCTTCCCATAGATACCCTTAACGCCGGTTTGCCGGTAATTGAGCGGCTTTGTTAACGTCATACCACCAGGTGTCAAAGCCTGTGGTGTATAACGGATGAATGGCCGGTTTGGAGAATTTACTCCACCAGGCGAAGCGGTCTGCTGCCATGTACCACATCGGAATCATGTAATTATTCCATGTCAGTACCCGGTCTAGCGCGCGCCCCAGTGGTAGCAGTTTTTGTTTGTCACCCTGATGAGCCACAATTTGAGAAATCAGTTTATCGACCACCGGGCTTTTCACTCCCGGCGCATTGTAAGTCGAGTCGACGTATTCCGAAGCCCACGAAATTTGCACATCCGCACTGGGATAAGGCATGGCGCTGTACAGTGTTGGCATCATGTCATAGTCGCGGGAACGCAGGCGGTTGGTAAGCTGCGAGTTATCCACCTGGCGAACCTCCATCGTGATACCCAGTCGTTGCAAATTATGCTGGAACGGTAAAACCCATTGTGTGTTGCCGGTGGAGCCAATCAACAACTCGAAACTCAACGGTTTACCTGTTTTAACATTGACGAGTTTTTGGTCTTTTAGTACCCACCCCGCTTCTTTCAACAAGTTCAGGGCTTTGAGCAGATTGTTGCGGTCAAAACCATCCCCGCGCGATTTTGGTGGGTTGTAGATAGTGGTAAATACCTCTGGCGGTAAATCTTTCTTCATGGGGGCCAGAATTGTCAGTTCATCAGCATTTGGATAATCCCGCGCGGCATATTCCGTGTTCTGGAAATAACTGTTCGCCCGATTGTATGCGCCATAAAACAGCGCTTTGTTCATCCATTCAAAATCGAACGCCAGGCCAATCGCTTCACGAACTTTTCGGTCTTCAAAGATAGGGCGCTGGATGTTAAACGCCAGCCAGCGCGTGTCCTGAGCGGCATCGTTGGGCTGCTCTTCTTTTACAATGAAACGATTCGCAAAGTTCTTTCCGGTATAACGCGTCGCCCAGTTCTTTGCGCTGACTTCGAGACGATAATCGTAGGCACCGGCCTTAAAGGCTTCAAAAGCGACATTGTCATCGAGATAGTAATCGTAACGGATTGAATCAAAATTCCAGCGGCCACGGTTTACCGGTAAATTGGCGGCCCAATAGTCACTGACGCGGGAGTATGTAATATATTGCCCCATGCGCCATGCCGTTATTTTATACGGGCCGCTGGCTGGAGGAGGTGCAGACAGTGGGTCGCTGAGTTTATGATCTTTCCAGAATTTTTCAGGAAATACCGGAAGCGAGAATAACCCTAACATCCGTTCTTTACTGGGTTCTGCCAGCTCGATACGCACCGTTAAAGGCGAGATGCTTCGCACCTTTGCACCTTTATAAACCAGGCGAAACTGCGGCACACCTTCAGTCATGAATTTATTAAAAGTGAAAGCGACATCACTGGCTTTGATGGGCGTCCCATCATGAAAACGGGCACGCGGATTAATTTCGATTTCAGCCCAGGCAAAATTGGCAGGATAGCGCGCCATTTCGCCGATCAGTGGGTAATAGCTGCCAGGCTCATCATCTGAGGTGGTAAAAAGCGAGTCATACAATGCTTCGGTACGTACACCGGGATTGCCACGCAGCGCATAACGGTTGAAGTTATCAAAGGTGCCAATCGCCGACAGGGTGATGTTCCCACCCTTTGGCGCCGCAGGGTTGACGTAATCAAACTGCGTGAAGTTGACGGCGTATTTAGGTTCACCTAAAACGGCAAAGGAATAACTTTCCTTGATGTTTTCAGCCTGACTTGACGCAGCAATCAGGCAAAGGCTCAGTAGGGCGAGGGTGCGGGAAAACATCGTATAGGTCATTCCTTGTCAGGGAGGAGATTACCTTATTGTTTCATCCCGAAACAATATCAATATCCAGGTAATGTACCACCGCATTATAACGTCATGATGGTAAATCATAAGTTAAGCACGTGATACTTCAAGCTGCATCTTTGCAGGCAGTGGATATTGGTTGTCAGACAGAGAAATTAACGGCGAATAACCCACTCATCGTAATCTTTTTGCTGGTTTTCCCATTCCTGCAATTGCACAAGAGTAAGAGGGCGGGCGAAATAGTAACCCTGTAAATAATTCACGCCCTGGTCAATCAACCATTTGGCTTGCTCGCGGGTTTCAACGCCTTCCGCAACGGTGGTCATGCTGAGTTTGCGTGCCAGCGTAAGCACGGCATCGAGCACCGGAGAGGTGACGGTCTCAAAGCCAATCGAGTTAACAAAGCCACGATCAATTTTGAGATAGTCCAGCTTAAAGCGTTCGAGATAGATAAGCGCACTGTGCCCGGTACCAAAGTCATCGACAGCAATTTCATACCCTTGCTCGTGCATCCAGGAAAACAGGCAACTGGCTTCGTTTTCCTTAATCATATCGCGTTCGGTAATTTCAAAAATGAGTTGGAAATGATGGGGCGACAACGAGGCGGCAAAAGCTTGAATATCTTCTTTGAAGGTGGGGGAGTGCAAATGGCTGGGGGCCAGGTTAACACCGAGTCGTGCACCAGGCGGTAAAACATGCTGGAGCTTTTTGGCATCACGCGCAATCAGTTCAAACAAGTGGCGGGTGAGGGGAACAATCAATTGCTGGGCTTCTGCAAAGGCGATAAACGCATCCGGAGGAATAGGGCCTGCAATAGGATGATTCCAACGCATCAACACTTCGACACCAGACATTTTTAGCTCTTTGGCATTCACTACCGGTTGATACACCACATAGAACTGCCCGCGTTTAATACCGGTCAGGATCTCTTTGCCTGAGCGTAAGCGTACCGTCAAAAAATAGGCGCACAATGCACCGCAGAGAATGCCGAAAACTAAACCTGTAAGAATGGAAATTTGAATGTCTTCCACAGGCCAGGTTTCACCGTACAGTTCTATCTTAATGGGATAACCCGGAATAGAGATGACGCGAGTAGGGTGAGAGGGGAGCTCTGACACATTCATCACGTTATTGGATATCGTTGTTAGCGCTTTATCGCCCGCGATAATGGCCATCGACACCCGATCATTCTGGCGTGTGGTGAATAATAAATAGGGGGTGAGATTGACATTCAGGGTGGCGAAAACGCCCCGGCCTTCCATTACGGGATTTTTAAACCACGCGGCAATAGTCGGCTTACCTGGCACCATCGGCGTGCCTTGCATAATAGTCAGGTCGATATTTTCATTGATGTTGATATCAGGCACTAACTGGTCCATGCCCATCAACATGCTTCCGGTGGCCGATGAGCAATAGGCTTCATCGTTACGGACTAATACAAAGGCGCGGATATTGGCATTAAAGGCGGCGCGCGAAGTCAGTTCACTTGAGACTTGATGGCAATCAGAGAGAGTTAACGGTTGAATGCTGGTGGCAGTGGATTCGAGTTCATCGAAAAAGGCATTGAGATAATTGCGTACGTCATCAGTAAGTGTGTCATAACCCGTCTCACGCTTACTGTGCAATGTCAGGCTGGTCATACCACCAATCAGTAGCGCGGCAAGGATGCCCGCCAAAATACTGAAGGTGGCTATTTGCCGGATTGAGGTAAAGTAACGTGAAAATATATTTTTAGAAAACATGGATAACGGGTTCCTGCAGGCGCAAGAGACTTATTGTTTATTTGTATTTTTTTGGACTATAACGCAAAAACTACCATTGAGTCATAAAGTTTCGAACGAAAGTTATAATCATTGTGGAATCGTTTATTTATTGCACTCCACGAAATTCAGGCAATAAAAAAACGCTGTGTAAACAGCGTTTCTTGTCTCGTCGAAGTGTTGTCTCGCAAACAGCCAAGGGAGTAACTGTTTGCAAGAACCGCATTAACTGCGGCTCAGTACGCGTCGTGCTTCGTTATAGCGCTTCTTCCAGTACGGCTCGTCCATGCTTGAAATCGTCACACCACTGCTGGTGGAAGCATGTACAAACTGATTATTGCCGATATAAATACCAACATGTCGACCGGTTGAACCTGCGCGGAACAGAACTAAATCGCCAGTACGTAATTTATTACGTGAAATCGATTTACCTGAATCCTGTTGTTCAGAAGTTGAACGAGGCAACTCTAAACCAAATTGTTCACGGAATGTACGCTGCACGAATGCAGAACAATCAATACCGCTTTTATTGCTGCCACCAAGACGATAACGAACGCCTTTCCAGCTTGCATATTGATCCATGAGACGTGATTTCACATCTACATTACGGACCATCTCTTCGAATTCATCCTGAGAAGCTTGCAGTAAAAAACCATCTTTATTGCCGACTGCATGCGTCTCAGAATGCATATTTGCGGTGTTTGTCGAACTACATGCTGACAGCATCACTGCCACAGCAACGGCGGGAATTACCCGCAAGATATATCTCAAAATAGGCTGAGATGTGACCATTATGTTTGTTATCCCTTGATGTCCTTAACGATAAATATCGTTATACAAAATGCCAACGTGACGAGACTAATTACCTGAGCGTCATGAAACAATTGCTTATGCACAAAACTGTGGTATGACGCACAAATTTATTCACACTGCGAATGATTTGGCTTTAAGCACAAAACGTATTCGAGGGTACCCTATCAGCACTTGCGTGGCGAGAGCTTTTATCTGATTTTTTATAAGAAATTGTGATGTTAAGGAATGATAAGAAATATTGCGTATTTGTTAAGCGAAATTGCTGCTTAAATGTGCAAATGCTTCTTTTGTCTGGAGAAGCAGAAAGGTTAAATATTAGGCGATTTTGGCGAGAGAATGAAAAATCACCAGAGATCATTCCGTTCTCTGATGATTAAAATTTAATCGTGTTTATCGGATGTTAATCATTTGCTTTGTGCAATTGAGGTAAATAGCGGTCCAGAAGGTTAATTAACCCGTCACTTACTGGGGTTAAAAGCACCCATGGCAAGCAAACAAGCGCAATAGATAGTGAACCGACAAAAATATCAGTAAACCAATGTGCGCCTATCATCATGCGCGGCATCATGAAAATCAGAAAAATAATAACGGCAATGGCGAACGCTTTTTTGCCGAAATATCGCAGCATGAAGCCGGTGTAAATCAGCAGCATTAATCCATGGTCGCCAGGGAAGCTGTCTTTAGAAGCATCCTTTGTCGGGAAATGCAGCAGGTCGCTGACCCGATAAATATCGGTGAAATACAGCGTAGGGCTGACATGAGATTCTGGAATCAGATGGCCGAGTTGATTAATAATAATTGCGCAAAATAACATCACGATGCCCATGATAACCATGCGACGGCGACCGGTTGCTTGCTCTTTGCGCCAGTAGAAGAAAAACAGCGAACCCATCGCTAATAACGAAATGCCATCGAACACCCGATTATTGGTCACAGCGACAAGTACCAGGAAGGCATGGCTGTTAACCAGTTCACGGTTAAAGAAATGGAAGATGTTGGAATCAATAACGAACCAATAGCCGTGTCCTGAAGGCAGATACCAGCTAAAAAAGAGTGCAAATCCCAGTGCATTCAGCACCAGGATAAGAGGAAATCGAATAGTATTCATACAATGTCACGAGATTTTTTAACAAAGGGCGAAAGGGTAGGCTTACAAACTTAAACGTAACTTCAACAACGATGATTGCAACGTATTCCAGTCAACTTCACCGCTATGGATCAACTCAATACGGCTATCTGGCGGCGCAACGTTTTGTGTTTCGATATGGAAATCAAGACTCTGACGATTAACTCGTACTAAGCCTTCCGGAATACGCAGGACACCTTTAACGCGGTCGACTGGGGCAAGCCTGGCCCATTCCAGAATCCCAACGGTGTCAAAGACAGTGTCTGCATCAAATATCCAGCCGCAACCGACATAGCCCTGGCCACTATTAATGCTGCGCCTCCAGCGTTGATGCTCGGGCAGGCTTAATGCAGCAAGCCCCTTAGATACGGCGTGGCTATGATGATGATCGGGGCTGGAAGGCAGTTCGCGTAGATTTTGACGCGGTTTATCGAGGAGGCTGATGTCGATGTTACCGTTATGAGCGGGAATAATTTCACGGCCCGCCGCTTCGCGCTGTTGCCATTCGGCCAATGCACGGCGGCTTTCATCGCTGGCACGGTCTTCTTTATTCGCAATGATAATATCGGCCGCGGCGAGCTGATCGCGGAAATTATCATTATTCACAGCTCGTTCATCAAGCAACTGGCGCGGGTCGAGCAAACAAATCGTGGCGTTGAGTTCTATCCACGGTTGGTAAACCTCGGCAGTCAGCATGTCGAGAATTTGTTTAGGATGACCCAGACCGGTAGGTTCGATGAGCAAGCGGTCGGGTTTACCCTGGCGCAGAAGCGTGTTCAGGCCAACTTGCATCGGCAGCCCATTCACACAACACATACAGCCGCCTGGGATTTCTTTCAATAATGCACCACTGTCAGCTAATAACGCACCGTCGATACCGACTTCACCAAATTCATTGACCAGCACAGCCCATTTTTCATGCTCAGGTTTATTGGCCAGCAAATGTAAAATGGTGGTGGTTTTTCCGCTACCGAGAAAACCGGTAATGAGGTTGGTTTTAGTCACAGGCGCTCCGGACAGGTTAAGTGAACCTTACGTGATTGATTATCACAATCCTGAACAACATTTGCGAGAAAAGGAAGCCTGAGTGGGCATCACATCCTTGTGAAGCACGTTTAAAGGCATTGATTGTTAAATTAGCCGACCCGTTTAGCGACGGCTGCGCGTGCGCCATTGCGACATAATTCGTTCCATGCGGCACAGATGTTTTCGACAAATTGTTCATCAGCAGGCAGGTCACTACCGAAGATTTCTTGCAGGCTGAGCAAAGCGTGAACACGTTCTTCAGGAGCGCTGCC
The nucleotide sequence above comes from Buttiauxella selenatireducens. Encoded proteins:
- a CDS encoding CobW family GTP-binding protein, translated to MTKTNLITGFLGSGKTTTILHLLANKPEHEKWAVLVNEFGEVGIDGALLADSGALLKEIPGGCMCCVNGLPMQVGLNTLLRQGKPDRLLIEPTGLGHPKQILDMLTAEVYQPWIELNATICLLDPRQLLDERAVNNDNFRDQLAAADIIIANKEDRASDESRRALAEWQQREAAGREIIPAHNGNIDISLLDKPRQNLRELPSSPDHHHSHAVSKGLAALSLPEHQRWRRSINSGQGYVGCGWIFDADTVFDTVGILEWARLAPVDRVKGVLRIPEGLVRVNRQSLDFHIETQNVAPPDSRIELIHSGEVDWNTLQSSLLKLRLSL
- a CDS encoding microcin C ABC transporter permease, whose translation is MSYLSPVNQARWARFRHNKRGYWSLWVFAILFLLTLGSELIANDRPLVVHYQERLYFPFIANYSESDFGGPLATPADYQDPWLAERLNQKGWVVWAPIRFGYNAINFATAVPFPSPPSSQNWLGTDANGGDVLARILYGTRISILFGLMLTILSSVIGILAGAVQGYYGGRVDLWGQRFIEVWSGMPTLFLIILLSSVIQPNFWWLLGITVLFGWMGLVGVVRAEFLRTRNFDYIRAAQAMGVSDGSIIIRHMLPNAMVATLTFLPFILCGSITTLTSLDFLGFGLPLGSPSLGELLLQGKNNLQAPWLGITAFLSLAILLTLLIFIGEAVRDAFDPSKVY
- the mepS gene encoding bifunctional murein DD-endopeptidase/murein LD-carboxypeptidase codes for the protein MVTSQPILRYILRVIPAVAVAVMLSACSSTNTANMHSETHAVGNKDGFLLQASQDEFEEMVRNVDVKSRLMDQYASWKGVRYRLGGSNKSGIDCSAFVQRTFREQFGLELPRSTSEQQDSGKSISRNKLRTGDLVLFRAGSTGRHVGIYIGNNQFVHASTSSGVTISSMDEPYWKKRYNEARRVLSRS
- a CDS encoding cyclic di-GMP phosphodiesterase; its protein translation is MFSKNIFSRYFTSIRQIATFSILAGILAALLIGGMTSLTLHSKRETGYDTLTDDVRNYLNAFFDELESTATSIQPLTLSDCHQVSSELTSRAAFNANIRAFVLVRNDEAYCSSATGSMLMGMDQLVPDININENIDLTIMQGTPMVPGKPTIAAWFKNPVMEGRGVFATLNVNLTPYLLFTTRQNDRVSMAIIAGDKALTTISNNVMNVSELPSHPTRVISIPGYPIKIELYGETWPVEDIQISILTGLVFGILCGALCAYFLTVRLRSGKEILTGIKRGQFYVVYQPVVNAKELKMSGVEVLMRWNHPIAGPIPPDAFIAFAEAQQLIVPLTRHLFELIARDAKKLQHVLPPGARLGVNLAPSHLHSPTFKEDIQAFAASLSPHHFQLIFEITERDMIKENEASCLFSWMHEQGYEIAVDDFGTGHSALIYLERFKLDYLKIDRGFVNSIGFETVTSPVLDAVLTLARKLSMTTVAEGVETREQAKWLIDQGVNYLQGYYFARPLTLVQLQEWENQQKDYDEWVIRR
- a CDS encoding extracellular solute-binding protein — encoded protein: MFSRTLALLSLCLIAASSQAENIKESYSFAVLGEPKYAVNFTQFDYVNPAAPKGGNITLSAIGTFDNFNRYALRGNPGVRTEALYDSLFTTSDDEPGSYYPLIGEMARYPANFAWAEIEINPRARFHDGTPIKASDVAFTFNKFMTEGVPQFRLVYKGAKVRSISPLTVRIELAEPSKERMLGLFSLPVFPEKFWKDHKLSDPLSAPPPASGPYKITAWRMGQYITYSRVSDYWAANLPVNRGRWNFDSIRYDYYLDDNVAFEAFKAGAYDYRLEVSAKNWATRYTGKNFANRFIVKEEQPNDAAQDTRWLAFNIQRPIFEDRKVREAIGLAFDFEWMNKALFYGAYNRANSYFQNTEYAARDYPNADELTILAPMKKDLPPEVFTTIYNPPKSRGDGFDRNNLLKALNLLKEAGWVLKDQKLVNVKTGKPLSFELLIGSTGNTQWVLPFQHNLQRLGITMEVRQVDNSQLTNRLRSRDYDMMPTLYSAMPYPSADVQISWASEYVDSTYNAPGVKSPVVDKLISQIVAHQGDKQKLLPLGRALDRVLTWNNYMIPMWYMAADRFAWWSKFSKPAIHPLYTTGFDTWWYDVNKAAQLPANRR
- a CDS encoding phosphatase PAP2 family protein, with product MNTIRFPLILVLNALGFALFFSWYLPSGHGYWFVIDSNIFHFFNRELVNSHAFLVLVAVTNNRVFDGISLLAMGSLFFFYWRKEQATGRRRMVIMGIVMLFCAIIINQLGHLIPESHVSPTLYFTDIYRVSDLLHFPTKDASKDSFPGDHGLMLLIYTGFMLRYFGKKAFAIAVIIFLIFMMPRMMIGAHWFTDIFVGSLSIALVCLPWVLLTPVSDGLINLLDRYLPQLHKAND
- a CDS encoding microcin C ABC transporter permease YejB; this encodes MGSYLLRRLLLIIPTLWAIITINFFIVQIAPGGPVDQAIAAIQFGHGAGVPGLTTDTMGSGHARVGVGNVGDSQYRGARGLDPEVIAEITHRYGFDKPIHERYFKMLADYLRFDFGDSLFRSASVLHLIKDSLPVSISIGLWSTLIIYMVSIPLGIRKAVSNGSAFDVWSSTFIIIGYAIPAFLFAILLIVLFAGGSYLDWFPLRGLVSTNFDTLPWYGKIMDYLWHITLPVLATVVGGFATLTMLTKNSFLDEIRKQYVVTARAKGLDESKILYRHVFRNAMLLVIAGFPATFISMFFTGSLLIEVMFSLNGLGLLGYDSTLSRDYPVMFGTLYIFTLIGLLLNILSDITYTLVDPRIDFEGRG